In Bacillus sp. DX3.1, the following proteins share a genomic window:
- a CDS encoding beta-propeller fold lactonase family protein: MKMSGKEEKRSDAVHSNNIIASKDGKWIYTANIDVNTVTVTDAKSRKVVSEIPVGKEPRQLTISPDETKLYVSCMYDNKVDVVSLEKKKVVDRIATEMEPFGIVTNPNGTKLYVSNFRSENVSVIDIEKKKTIEKIKIGDRPRTLAMTKDGKKLYVPHYLEGKISVVDTESNKVKKVITLAPSPDKEDRKKSQGIPNTLEQFVIAPDGKTAWVPHMLTNIDTPIQFEETVFPAVSIIDLEKDEEVTKQRKQLFEAMNVKDTKNETMIVSNPYDVVFNEKGTKVFVVMSGSEDLVMFDLTRGGNATQIVRRIPGSNPRGITVLPKENTLAVHNAMSHDLAFLETGGDDSYAKVKADKKTVKLIEKDSLSKLVREGKEIFYSANSDKYATSITGNNWMSCVTCHSDGEINGLSLLTPKGKRNVPSNVLTTKTGLFMWDGSRDDFTDYIHTVQGEMGGMMELNPGKDVPKDVQHMYDALQAFLDDPNSFPVPKSPNRQADGSLTPTAKDGEKLFKGKANCLTCHGGDNFTNSTKAMDENGKLTTDNTNFLYNIGTANETDTGYDGDARGGFQNKRQKGFFDPPTLRGVWTTAPYLHDGSANTIEEAVEKHQYVEKPQLSEQEVHAIAEYVKSIQ; encoded by the coding sequence ATGAAAATGAGTGGAAAAGAAGAGAAACGTAGCGATGCTGTTCACAGTAATAATATTATAGCGAGTAAAGATGGCAAATGGATTTATACAGCAAATATTGATGTTAATACAGTAACAGTTACGGATGCAAAAAGTAGAAAAGTAGTGTCAGAGATTCCCGTTGGAAAAGAGCCAAGACAATTAACAATAAGTCCGGATGAAACGAAATTATATGTTTCTTGTATGTATGATAATAAGGTAGATGTTGTATCGTTAGAAAAGAAAAAAGTGGTAGATCGAATTGCAACAGAGATGGAACCTTTTGGTATTGTCACAAATCCAAATGGGACAAAGTTATACGTATCCAATTTTCGTTCGGAGAATGTTTCAGTTATAGACATTGAAAAGAAAAAGACAATCGAAAAGATTAAAATTGGTGACCGTCCGCGAACGTTAGCGATGACGAAAGACGGAAAAAAATTATATGTGCCGCATTATTTAGAGGGGAAAATTAGTGTTGTAGATACAGAGAGTAATAAAGTAAAGAAAGTAATTACGCTTGCTCCTTCTCCAGACAAAGAAGACCGTAAAAAGAGTCAAGGAATTCCAAATACATTAGAGCAATTTGTCATTGCACCAGATGGTAAAACAGCATGGGTACCACATATGCTTACGAATATAGATACGCCGATTCAGTTTGAAGAAACAGTATTTCCGGCAGTTTCGATTATTGATTTAGAAAAAGATGAAGAAGTTACAAAACAACGTAAGCAACTTTTTGAAGCGATGAATGTGAAAGATACAAAAAATGAAACAATGATTGTATCTAATCCATACGATGTGGTTTTTAATGAAAAGGGGACGAAAGTATTTGTTGTTATGTCAGGCAGTGAAGATCTTGTCATGTTTGATTTAACTCGCGGTGGCAATGCGACGCAAATTGTAAGGCGCATTCCGGGAAGTAATCCGCGTGGTATTACTGTTCTTCCGAAAGAAAATACGTTAGCTGTTCATAATGCGATGAGTCATGATCTTGCTTTTTTAGAAACGGGTGGTGATGATTCATACGCAAAAGTGAAAGCTGATAAAAAGACGGTTAAATTAATTGAAAAAGATTCTTTATCAAAACTTGTACGTGAAGGGAAAGAGATTTTCTATAGTGCAAATAGTGATAAATATGCGACGTCAATAACTGGTAATAACTGGATGAGTTGTGTAACGTGTCATAGTGATGGAGAAATAAATGGCCTGTCATTATTGACACCAAAAGGAAAACGAAATGTTCCGAGTAACGTTTTAACTACAAAAACAGGTTTATTTATGTGGGATGGCTCACGTGATGATTTTACAGATTATATTCATACTGTACAAGGTGAAATGGGTGGTATGATGGAACTGAATCCGGGAAAAGATGTTCCAAAAGATGTTCAGCATATGTATGATGCTTTGCAAGCATTTTTAGATGATCCTAATTCATTTCCGGTTCCAAAGAGTCCAAATCGTCAAGCTGATGGTTCATTAACCCCTACGGCTAAAGACGGTGAGAAATTGTTTAAAGGAAAGGCAAATTGTTTAACATGCCACGGAGGAGATAATTTTACAAACAGTACAAAAGCAATGGATGAAAATGGAAAGTTGACGACGGATAATACAAATTTCCTTTATAACATTGGTACTGCAAATGAAACAGATACAGGATATGATGGTGATGCACGCGGTGGTTTCCAAAATAAGCGACAAAAAGGTTTTTTTGATCCACCAACACTTCGTGGTGTATGGACAACAGCTCCATACTTACATGATGGTAGTGCAAACACAATTGAAGAAGCAGTAGAGAAGCATCAATATGTAGAAAAGCCACAGCTATCCGAACAGGAAGTTCATGCGATTGCAGAATATGTAAAATCGATTCAATAG
- a CDS encoding DUF3924 family protein, with amino-acid sequence MNTLTIELPKETAEKLGLLKLAYQKKTGASISESTLIQSLISREFIQEITPFDLQQYVTQKEQR; translated from the coding sequence ATGAACACATTAACAATTGAATTACCGAAAGAAACAGCAGAAAAACTCGGCTTATTAAAACTGGCTTATCAAAAGAAAACAGGTGCTTCTATTTCTGAAAGTACACTCATTCAATCTCTTATTTCAAGAGAGTTTATTCAAGAGATTACTCCGTTTGATTTACAACAATATGTAACGCAAAAAGAACAGCGCTAA
- a CDS encoding tyrosine-type recombinase/integrase, translating to MKQAGQPIQNGKQLEKIKNILLQSSKRDGLLFVLAVNSGLKVSEILQLKVGDVIDENENVRHSILFYNEKVKKHKWFAVNEELQHAIEDYMKERKTWKRNEPLLKSQKGTKSITRQHAWYILNKAAKEVGLEGISSHTLRKTWGYCAYKSGVDIAFLQHFFDHSTPSKTLKYIGIA from the coding sequence ATGAAACAAGCAGGACAACCTATTCAAAATGGAAAACAATTAGAAAAAATCAAAAATATACTTTTACAATCTTCGAAACGTGATGGCTTATTATTCGTACTAGCTGTTAATTCTGGTTTAAAAGTGAGCGAAATTTTACAATTAAAAGTTGGCGATGTAATCGATGAAAATGAAAATGTTCGCCACTCCATTTTGTTTTACAACGAAAAGGTAAAGAAACATAAATGGTTCGCTGTAAACGAAGAATTACAACATGCAATCGAAGATTACATGAAAGAACGAAAAACTTGGAAACGAAATGAACCGTTGCTAAAATCTCAAAAAGGAACGAAATCCATTACGAGACAGCATGCATGGTATATTTTAAACAAAGCAGCAAAAGAAGTTGGTTTAGAAGGGATTAGCTCACATACACTTCGAAAAACTTGGGGATATTGTGCCTATAAATCTGGTGTCGATATAGCATTTTTACAACACTTCTTTGATCATAGTACCCCATCAAAAACTTTAAAATATATCGGTATTGCTTAA
- a CDS encoding HAMP domain-containing sensor histidine kinase: MKKRSIVFKLFLLTSTLFTVTFLLFFLGQSLFLEKFYINKKIHTVQTSFENFLTSYEKSGGTFEEITKLKQQFHEKTNAELVLLDPNGIIKDENNFYIEIVNKSNKTYSIPLNNILTNDEYTKFMNLQLKNNDVILIDGIVKKDIIIPVEITTRYNSWKNDNIISDFKLFDIDWTNAKNNKYTKDTRLGIQRFEGIVSKIHLPSKNDIRLANNVDTLFQGIQHWGVSVLLGKANSNELTTYTIGGENEVKSQIFVKPVLENGELKEYAFAMTSLQPVDEAMLVLKDYYVYALIIVFFIIILLSFYYSKIIVKPLIKMNRVTKKMANFDFTEKLPVSADDEIGGLSSSINTLSVNLKDRIDRLNVANTKLQQDIERERQLEKTRKEFISGVSHELKTPLSVIRSFAEGIKDGVSKDNNYYTDVILEETENMNRLIVEMLELAKLESGTYKLEMNTFSLGELVQQVYTKLLFSMEEKHLHVEIDANPSIYVEANRNRIEQVVINLLSNAIRYTPDSREIRIRVIENDEKVKVEIENTGNPIPNESLQKIWDRFYRLDASRSRHTGGTGLGLSIVKNILELHHAEYGVYNTDDSVVFYFDLQKVKEVK, encoded by the coding sequence GTGAAAAAAAGAAGTATTGTCTTTAAACTATTTCTATTAACATCAACTTTATTTACTGTTACCTTCCTCCTTTTTTTCCTTGGACAATCGTTGTTTTTAGAAAAGTTTTATATCAATAAAAAAATTCATACTGTCCAAACTTCTTTTGAGAACTTTTTAACAAGTTATGAAAAGAGCGGCGGAACATTTGAGGAAATTACAAAACTTAAACAACAATTTCATGAAAAAACAAATGCTGAACTCGTCTTATTAGATCCAAATGGAATTATAAAAGATGAAAACAATTTCTATATTGAAATTGTCAATAAATCGAATAAAACATACTCTATTCCGCTCAATAATATTTTAACGAATGATGAATATACAAAGTTCATGAATTTACAGTTAAAAAATAATGATGTTATTCTCATAGACGGAATTGTAAAAAAAGATATCATTATCCCTGTTGAAATTACAACTCGTTATAATTCATGGAAAAATGATAACATCATTTCTGACTTTAAATTATTTGATATCGATTGGACAAATGCAAAGAATAACAAATATACAAAAGATACAAGACTCGGTATTCAGCGTTTTGAAGGTATTGTATCTAAAATTCACCTTCCTTCCAAAAATGACATCCGCCTTGCAAACAATGTAGATACATTATTTCAAGGGATTCAACATTGGGGAGTATCCGTATTACTTGGTAAAGCGAATTCAAACGAACTGACAACATATACAATAGGTGGAGAGAATGAAGTTAAAAGTCAAATTTTCGTAAAACCGGTTTTAGAAAACGGTGAACTTAAGGAATATGCTTTTGCAATGACTTCCTTACAACCTGTTGATGAGGCTATGCTTGTTTTAAAAGATTATTACGTCTATGCACTGATTATTGTCTTCTTCATTATTATTTTACTATCATTTTATTATTCAAAAATTATTGTTAAGCCGCTTATTAAAATGAATCGAGTTACAAAAAAAATGGCTAACTTTGATTTCACTGAAAAATTACCTGTGTCAGCGGACGATGAGATTGGCGGTTTATCTAGTAGTATTAATACATTATCTGTTAACTTAAAGGACCGAATTGATCGATTGAACGTAGCGAATACAAAATTACAACAAGATATCGAGCGGGAACGCCAATTAGAAAAAACACGAAAAGAATTTATTTCTGGCGTATCTCATGAATTAAAAACACCATTAAGTGTCATTCGAAGCTTTGCAGAAGGCATTAAAGATGGTGTCAGTAAAGACAACAACTACTATACAGATGTTATTTTAGAAGAAACAGAAAACATGAACCGACTCATCGTTGAAATGTTAGAGTTAGCAAAACTAGAATCTGGCACATACAAATTAGAAATGAATACTTTTTCACTTGGTGAACTTGTTCAGCAAGTCTATACAAAACTTCTATTTAGTATGGAAGAAAAACATTTACACGTAGAAATCGATGCAAATCCTTCTATTTATGTAGAAGCAAACCGCAATCGTATTGAGCAAGTTGTTATCAATTTACTTAGCAATGCGATTCGCTATACACCAGATAGTAGAGAAATCCGTATTCGTGTAATAGAAAATGACGAAAAAGTTAAAGTAGAAATTGAAAACACTGGAAATCCCATTCCCAATGAAAGTTTACAAAAAATATGGGATCGCTTCTACCGTCTAGATGCTTCACGTAGCCGTCATACTGGTGGTACGGGACTTGGACTATCGATTGTAAAAAATATATTAGAACTACATCATGCCGAATACGGTGTATATAATACCGATGATAGTGTTGTCTTTTACTTTGATTTACAAAAAGTAAAAGAAGTCAAATAA
- the deoD gene encoding purine-nucleoside phosphorylase — MSIHIEAKQGEIAESILLPGDPLRAKYIAETFLEDVTCYNNVRGMLGFTGTYKGKRVSVQGTGMGVPSISIYVNELIQSYGVKNLIRVGTCGAIQKDVKVRDVIIAMTACTDSNMNRLTFPGFDFAPAANFDLLKKAYDAGTEKGLQVRVGNVLTADVFYRESMDMVKKLGEYGVLAVEMETTALYTLAAKYGVNALSVLTVSDHIFTGEETSAEERQTTFNEMIEIALDAAIQQ, encoded by the coding sequence ATGAGCATTCATATTGAAGCAAAACAAGGTGAAATTGCTGAATCTATTTTACTACCTGGTGATCCATTACGCGCAAAATATATTGCAGAAACATTTCTAGAAGATGTAACTTGCTATAACAATGTACGTGGTATGTTAGGATTCACTGGTACTTATAAAGGAAAACGTGTTTCTGTTCAAGGTACTGGTATGGGTGTTCCTTCTATTTCTATTTATGTAAACGAACTCATTCAAAGCTACGGTGTGAAAAATTTAATTCGCGTTGGAACATGCGGTGCTATTCAAAAAGATGTAAAAGTTCGTGACGTTATTATTGCGATGACAGCTTGTACGGACTCTAACATGAACCGCTTAACATTCCCTGGGTTTGATTTTGCACCAGCTGCAAACTTCGATCTTTTAAAGAAAGCATATGATGCTGGAACAGAAAAAGGATTACAAGTTCGCGTTGGTAATGTTTTAACAGCGGATGTATTCTATCGTGAAAGCATGGATATGGTAAAGAAACTTGGCGAATACGGTGTATTAGCTGTTGAAATGGAAACAACTGCTCTTTATACATTAGCAGCAAAATACGGTGTAAATGCATTATCTGTATTAACAGTAAGTGATCACATCTTTACTGGAGAAGAAACATCTGCAGAAGAACGTCAAACAACATTTAACGAAATGATTGAAATCGCTTTAGATGCAGCTATTCAACAATAA
- the mprF gene encoding bifunctional lysylphosphatidylglycerol flippase/synthetase MprF produces MSFSWKRFLQIGKIIFPFVVLTIVFFQARKELSGISFREAIETIKNIPTGGVFLAITLGAFAVSTMFFYDFVMLRYLKADIPVQKIFRVSWIANSLNGFIGFGGLVGASIRTMLYRPHVKESGKLIKSIAWMTTAFINGLALLSFLGLIGILDTRFILHEKPWLWPVLIFFALFVPLYIGFSKIKNRKQQQVEEQQIEEKNPTILYSLVSLVEWLSAGIVMYVILLLFGIDIDFRKFLGVYVIAALAGIVSLVPGGLGSFDLVFLTGIGQYGVDTGVLLPAMLLYRLVYYILPFCLGLIFAAFEMTGAALKKIEDKPFIAPALETTGVIWTLQRDFIGKLGSWASAVLTAFAGLMVILSTILPTSINRAHALHILAPKHLIQLSFSLSLTFGILLVILSRGIYYGTKRSYYMTIISLIGAAIFNTLKGIDVEETFILLIVLAVLYMLRKRFVREKMEVSFSDGIKVFIFLLITLYLYKNLGILFAGAKEALKPDFVVRNITQVKRSALAAAFFVPTFLLIGSIIANRYRSVFPGQSVNDKRLQNFLDEHGGNVLSHLGFLGDKQFFFSSDEKALLLFSPAGKRLVVLGDPIGDPSSFRKVLQEFLTEADRFGYICVFYQIESKWMSLYHDFGYNFFKLGEEAVVDLNTFTISGKKRAGLRATFNRFEREGYTFSIHQPPFSDELYEELKEVSDAWLGRKKEKSFSLGYFDRDYMSRAPIATLSDADGKIIAFTTFMPVYQSGELSIDLMRYYPDAPGGIMDAIFIHLFQWAKENEYHSFNIGMAPLSNVGLSAQSFWSERVAAAIFNNVRYTYSFSGLRHFKEKYKPTWSGKYLAFRKNHSLPITMLAVTKLIGKRKSS; encoded by the coding sequence ATGTCGTTTTCATGGAAACGTTTCTTACAAATCGGAAAAATTATTTTTCCATTTGTTGTCTTAACAATTGTGTTCTTTCAAGCTCGAAAAGAGTTGTCTGGTATTTCGTTTCGAGAGGCGATTGAAACAATTAAAAACATTCCAACCGGCGGAGTCTTTTTAGCAATTACGCTCGGTGCATTTGCTGTTTCGACAATGTTCTTTTACGACTTTGTCATGCTTCGCTACTTAAAAGCAGATATACCGGTACAAAAGATTTTTCGTGTTTCTTGGATTGCCAATTCTTTAAATGGATTTATCGGTTTCGGTGGACTTGTAGGAGCAAGTATACGTACAATGCTATATCGTCCACATGTGAAAGAAAGTGGCAAACTCATAAAAAGCATTGCTTGGATGACAACTGCTTTTATTAACGGGTTAGCTCTTCTCTCATTTCTCGGTCTCATAGGAATATTAGACACGAGATTTATTTTGCACGAAAAGCCTTGGCTATGGCCTGTCCTCATCTTTTTCGCCCTTTTTGTACCGTTATATATCGGTTTTTCCAAAATTAAAAATCGTAAACAACAGCAAGTAGAAGAGCAACAAATAGAAGAAAAAAACCCAACCATTCTCTATTCACTCGTTTCATTAGTGGAATGGCTCTCTGCTGGTATCGTAATGTACGTCATCTTACTTTTATTTGGAATTGATATCGATTTCCGTAAATTTTTAGGCGTCTATGTCATTGCGGCGTTAGCTGGGATTGTCAGCCTCGTGCCAGGTGGACTTGGTTCATTCGATCTCGTCTTTTTAACTGGGATAGGGCAATACGGGGTCGATACAGGGGTATTATTACCTGCGATGTTGTTATACCGTCTTGTCTACTACATTTTACCGTTTTGTCTCGGTTTAATTTTTGCAGCTTTTGAAATGACTGGAGCTGCTTTGAAAAAAATTGAAGATAAACCATTTATCGCACCCGCCTTAGAAACGACTGGTGTCATTTGGACACTCCAACGTGACTTTATAGGGAAATTAGGTTCATGGGCTTCAGCTGTTTTAACAGCTTTTGCTGGATTAATGGTCATCTTATCAACAATTTTACCAACAAGCATTAACCGTGCTCATGCATTACATATTTTAGCTCCAAAACATCTTATTCAACTTTCTTTTAGCTTATCGTTAACATTTGGGATTTTACTTGTTATCCTATCTCGAGGCATTTATTACGGAACAAAACGCTCCTACTATATGACGATTATTTCTTTAATTGGAGCAGCCATTTTTAACACGCTAAAAGGAATCGATGTGGAAGAAACGTTCATTTTACTGATTGTACTCGCTGTACTATATATGCTTCGTAAACGATTTGTACGTGAAAAAATGGAAGTTTCATTTTCAGATGGAATAAAAGTATTTATATTTTTACTTATTACACTATACCTGTATAAAAATCTTGGAATCTTATTTGCAGGAGCAAAAGAAGCTCTCAAGCCTGATTTCGTCGTTCGTAACATTACACAAGTAAAACGAAGTGCACTTGCCGCTGCCTTCTTCGTTCCAACTTTTTTACTCATTGGTTCAATTATAGCGAATCGTTATCGTAGTGTATTTCCCGGACAATCCGTTAATGACAAACGACTGCAAAACTTTTTAGATGAACACGGCGGAAATGTATTGAGTCATTTAGGATTTTTAGGAGATAAACAATTCTTTTTCAGCAGTGATGAAAAAGCACTCCTTCTATTTTCACCTGCAGGAAAACGACTCGTTGTACTCGGTGATCCAATTGGCGATCCTTCTTCGTTCCGTAAAGTACTACAAGAATTTTTAACAGAAGCAGATCGCTTTGGTTATATTTGTGTATTTTACCAAATTGAAAGTAAATGGATGAGCTTATATCATGACTTTGGTTATAACTTCTTTAAACTCGGTGAAGAAGCAGTTGTTGATTTAAATACGTTTACCATATCAGGGAAAAAACGTGCTGGACTTCGTGCTACCTTTAACCGTTTTGAACGTGAAGGCTATACCTTTTCAATTCATCAACCACCATTTTCTGACGAGCTATATGAGGAATTGAAGGAAGTATCAGACGCTTGGCTTGGACGAAAAAAAGAAAAGAGCTTTTCTCTAGGCTATTTTGATCGTGACTATATGAGCCGTGCACCTATTGCAACACTCTCTGATGCCGACGGAAAGATCATCGCATTTACAACATTTATGCCCGTCTATCAAAGCGGTGAACTGTCGATTGATTTAATGCGCTATTATCCAGATGCACCAGGAGGAATTATGGATGCGATCTTTATCCACTTATTCCAATGGGCGAAAGAAAATGAATATCATTCCTTTAACATTGGAATGGCTCCACTTTCTAATGTTGGTTTATCCGCGCAATCATTTTGGTCCGAGCGCGTCGCAGCGGCTATTTTTAACAACGTTCGTTATACGTATAGTTTTAGTGGCTTGCGCCATTTTAAAGAAAAATATAAACCAACCTGGAGCGGTAAATATTTAGCATTTCGAAAAAACCACTCTTTACCAATCACAATGCTTGCCGTAACAAAATTAATAGGAAAACGAAAAAGCAGCTAG